AAAAGCAGTAGACCTAGATACCCTTTTGGAAATTGCATGGAAAGGAGAACGAATACCCTGTGAGCCTTCAGGAAAAACTGTAGGAGTGTTTTCAGCTCCTGAGGTTACAATTGGTGTCCCGATGGATGAGGCATTCTGTTTTTATTACGAAGAGAACCTAGACGCACTCAGGCGCGCTGGTGCAAAGATAGCGCGCTTTTCACCTTTAAGGGACGAAAGACTTCCAGAAATAGATGCCATATATATAGGAGGGGGGTATCCAGAGCTATACGCAAAGGAGCTTTCACAAAATACATCTATAATCGGGGAGTTAAGAAAGAGAGTATTGAATGGGATGCCATGTTATGGGGAATGTGGAGGCATGATGTATCTTTCCAGGGGGATCTACCTTGAAGGCGGGGATTTTTATCCAATGCTAGGGGTTCTTCCCTTCTCAGTACGAATGCTCCCCTTTTTAAAGTCACTGGGTTACCGAGAGGTGGAATTTTTAAGAGATACAATACTGGGAATCAAGGGCTTAAGGGCTCGTGGGCATGAATTTCACTACTCCGAAAGGGTGGATGAGTTTTCAATGGAACACTGTGCCTATAGTTCAAAAAATGCCTTGGGCAAGGCAATGGGCGACAAGGGTTTTGTTGAAGGAAATATCCTTTCAAGTTATGTTCACCTTCATTTTTTGAGCAATAGAGAGATTGCCAGGAATTTTGTAAATAGGATCAAGGAAACAATAGAATGAAGCTTTTAATGGACCCTGCAAAGATAGAGGAAGAGAGCTTTAGAAGGATAGAAGCCCTTTTGCCAGCCTCCATAAAAGGTCAGTTTTCCCGTGGTGAATGGGAGGTAACTAGGCGCATTATTCACACAACTGGAGATCCTGAATTTTATAGACTCGTGAGATTTTCAAAGGGTGCAGTTGATGAGGGAGTAAAGGCATTACTGGAAAAAAAAGGTGTCTATGCAGACACAAGAATGCTCCTTTCAGGTATAAGTACAGGGAGATTGAAAGAGCTCAGTGTATCCGCATCTTGTCTGATCAATGACCATGAGGTCGTACGACGTGCGAAGGAATCCTCCATAACTAGGGCCGCTGCTAGTATTGAATTACTGATTGATAGGCAAAAAGAAGGCATGGATACAGGGATTGTTGCCATTGGTAATGCTCCAACGGCCCTTTTTTATCTCCTCGATGCCATAAAGGAGATATCCTGGAGACCCAGCCTTATAATTGGGACTCCCGTAGGGTTTGTTGGTGCAGAGGAATCAAAAGAGGCCTTAATGGCATCTGGTGTCCCCTATATAACATGTGTAGGCACAAGGGGCGGTTCTACAGTTGCAGCGAGCATTGTAAATGCCTTGGCAATAATGGCTCTTAGAAAAAAGACGATAACCTAAATCCTGCACGGCAAAAGGGGACAAAAAATGATTTTACCGCCTTGCATATTGGGCAAACTCGCCAATTGTAGGATTTAGGGACAAATGTAGAAGTTGAGAAAGGTTAGAGTAATGGAAGAGAAAAGTCTAAGACTAGGCAAGCTTTATGGTATTGGTGTTGGCCCAGGAGACCCAGAACTTATAACTCTCAAGGCCATTAGGATATTAAGAGAGGTGGAATCAATATTTGCGGCATCTTCTAGCTCAAATGAATACAGCATTGCCCTATCCATAGTTGACAAGCACATCGGAGGACGGCCTGTCATAGGGCTGCCTTTTCCTATGACCCGTGACAAGGAAGTATTAAAACGCGCTTGGCTAGAAAATGCCCAAAAGGTGCTCGGTTGCCTTAGAGAAGGCAGGGATTGTGCTTTTATTACCTTAGGAGACCCCCTTACCTATTCGACTTTTTGTCACCTCATGAGGACAGTGAAAGAATTGGAACCAACTGTAGAAGTCGTGACCGTACCAGGAATTACCTCTTATCATGCTGCAGCAGCTAAGCTGAATTATCCAATTGCAGAGGGAGACAAGGGGTTTTACGTGGTGTCAGGTGTAAACGGTGGTCGACATATAAAAGAGGCCCTTATAAAGTCGGATACCGTATTCGTACTTAAGACCTACCGGGAATTTTCTAATATCAAACAGGTACTAGAGGAGCTTCAGCTTCTGGAAGATGCAGTGCTCGTAAAGAAGATAGGGATGGAAGATGAAGAGATTAAGAGGGGCGTAGAGGATCTTTCAGAAGATGCAAAATTACCTTACCTCACTCTCCTTGTGGTTAAAAACAGTAGTGCTTAGGCCCTAGACGCCTATTTTTCTCACCTCATTAGCTGCCATCTAGGATTTGCATTGTAGGAATTAGATGGTATTGGTTAGAGGGCTGCCTGGGGCTTTCGTTTATCCCAGATTATGCACTTCAAATGCCTGAGAAAAGGATTTTTCCTGAATAATTCAATAGTTATCTGCATCTTTTTAGTTAGTGCCTTCATCCAAAAGGTGAAGCTTTATCAGTCAATAAAATCTCAGGCATTTGAAGCCGCAAGGGGCTCGCAATTTTACCGAATCTGCTGCGTTGTCGGGCACTTGAAGTACCTAAGTACGTCTGCATACCCTCCGCCTTGCATTTTCGGCAAACTTGCGAGCTGCATAATCTGGGTTTATTTTCAGGCCAGTCCCATACCAGTATAACAGGTATAACAGCTCATGAAGAAAGTAAAATTACGGTGGGGTTACACTACAGGTACATGTGCTGCTGCTGCTACAAAGGCCGCACTGTTGAAGCTCATTACAGGAGGGGTGCATGAGAAAGTGGATGTCTCCCTTCCTGGGGGAAAATCACTTCAAATCAAGATAGAGAGAACTGAGTGCTTAAAAAAGAGTGTGATAGCAACAGTAATCAAAGATGGAGGTGATGACCCGGACTGTACCCATGGGGCTGAGATTCAGTCCAGGGTTACCCTCGTTGACGACGCTAAAAAGGAGGTAGTTCTTACAGGAGGACAAGGGGTTGGTCTTATAACAAAGCCAGGCCTGGTACTTCCACCTGGAGAGCCCGCCATAAACCCAGTCCCAAGGCAGATGATAAGACAAGCTATTAATGAGGCATTAGTGAATACGGGCAACGATGTCCTGGCCAGTTCAGTCCATGTGGAGATAATAGTCCCGAGGGGAGAAGAACTTTCAAAAGAGACTCTAAATCCCAGGCTGGGCATCATTGGCGGTATCTCGATATTGGGTACAACAGGGCTTGTAAAGCCTTTTTCCCACGGTGCCTATCGTGCAACCATCTACACAGCACTTAAGGTTGCCCAGGCAAGTGGCATAAAACAGATATTTCTAGTTACAGGATCAACTACTGACAAATTTTCTAGGCAGTTAAATCCATCGGCCCCAGAGGTTGCGTTTTGTCAAATGGGAGATTACGTGAAATTCTCCATGGAGTGGGCCTCAAAATTGGATTTTATAAGGATTTGTGTCTATGCTTTTTGGGGCAAGACCATAAAGATGGCTCAAGGACTTGGTCAGACCCATGCATCGATTGGCGCAGTTGATTTCGATCTTTTAGCACGATTGACTCAAAATGTTACCAATGATGCGAAAATAATTTCGTCGATCAAAACTGCTAACACAGCACGTCTGGCCCTTGAGCTCTTAAAGGAAAATGGGCTCAGATCAGTTATAAGAGAGGTAGCAGTACTTGCCCTAAAGAATCTAAAGTCTTACACGATTAAGAATATCCCTGTTTGCTTCAACCTTTTAGATTATGATGGAACTGTTTTAGAAAGGATTGAGCATTGAAGTTATTTGGTAGTTGATAATCTATTATAGAGGGGTAGCTCTAGATGTCTAGATTTCATGCCTTTTCCCGATAGGGGAAAATGAACTAACTAATCAGATGAAGGTATTAACCCCGTCTAAATTTCCTTTTAAGGTAGATACGGTGAATTGTTATTGGAGAGAGTTTAATAACTATTTTAGAGCAAATTCAATTAGTAAATGATATGAGTAATGCTTTTCCCGTTTACATTATTGGAACAGGTGCTGGCAGAGCTCACCTCACGGATGAGGCCAGAGACATAATCTTAAAGTCTGATGTGGTATTTGGTAGTGAAAGACTTTCAAGGATATTTGGAGATCTTGTAGAAGATTTTCGTACCTTAAAGTTCCCTCTATCCAAAGCTGTAGAAGAGATCAATGATTTGAGCAAAAAGAAAAAAGTAGTTGTATTGGTTTCAGGGGATCCACTTTACTACAGTATAGGGAAATACGTCCTAAAGGTCCTTGGCAAAGACAGATGCGTAATTCACTCCAATGTCACGATAGCCCAAGTTGCCTTTGCACGGCTTAGGCTCCCTTGGGACGATGCCTTTGTTTTAAGCCTCCATGGCAGGGGGTTAGAGGCGTTGGAGCAGGCCATTTTAAAATACAAAAAGATCGGTATCTATACTGATCCAGAGAACAATCCTGCAAAGATTGCCGAATTTTTACTAGATAAGGGGATTGAGTGTGGAGCCTTGTACGTACTCGAGGGAATTGGCGATGTGTGTGAGCGGATTCAAAGGTTTGACCTGTCTCAGGCCAGGAGAGAGAGGTTCCGGGACCCAAATTTTGTGGTGCTCCTTTTAAGGGGAGGAGAAGAAAAAGGGGGGGTACCCTGGTTTGGTATGCCTGAGTCCGCCTTTAGCCATAACAATATCCCCATCACAAAGAGGGAAGTGAGGGCAATTGTTCTATCAAGGCTTGAACTCGTGGACCCCAGGCTTCTAATGTGGGATATTGGCGCAGGGTCTGGGGCTGTATCTATTGAGGCTTCTCGATTTCTTCCCTCTGGTAAGATTTATGCAGTGGAAAAGGACCCAGATAGGATAAACTCAATCCAGGACAATTTGAGGCGCTATGATGTCAGAAACGTAGAGCTCATAGAGGGGCTCGCCCCCAGTTGTCTAACCCAATTGCCTCCTCCAGATAGGGTTTTTATAGGAGGAGGGGGTAAGTATTTGAATTCAATTCTAAATTTTTCTATAGATGCCATGAAGGAACAGGCCATAATAGTAGTAAATTGCGTGATGTTGAGTTCTTTGGGAACCGCATGTTCTGTCATGGAATCTAAGGGGCTTCGGTATGAGGTGGTAGAGATTCAGGTGAGCCGTTCCAGAAATATTGGCGATGGGTTTTATCTCAAGGCCCAAAACCCTGTCTGGTTAGTTGTTGGTGAGAAAAAGGAGTGAGTTAAATATGAATAAAGTCTATTTTGTTGGAGCCGGCCCAGGAGATCCAAAGCTCATTACTGTCCGTGGAAAAGAACTTGTTGAAACTGCAGACCTTATCCTTTATGCAGGCTCACTTGTGCCAAAAGAGATGCTCGTTTGGGCCAAGCCCGAGGCAGTTCTCCAGGATACATCAGGCATGACCCTTGAAGAGATCATTGACTCAATAAAAAAGGGATGGGAACGCAATAAACTCGTTGTGCGTCTCCATACAGGGGAACCGTCCCTCTACGGGGCAACTTATGAGCAATTCAATGCACTAGATGAGCTCAATATACCATATGAAGTAGTACCAGGAGTGACAGCTGCATTTTTGTGCGCTTCCCGCCTTAAGAAAGAACTAACAGTGCCTGAAAAGACCCAGACCGTAATATTTACAAGGGTCAAGGGCAGGACCCCTGTGCCGGAAAACGAAGACCTTGAGGTGCTGTCAAAAATAGGGGCCAGCATGGCCATTTATTTGAGTGTCTCCAAGATAAGTGAAGTGGCTAAGACGCTTTCGCAACATTATGGCCCTGAGGCCCCAATTGTTGTTGGATATAGGCTTGGCTGGCCAGGTGAAATAGTAATTGAGGGGACAGTCAAAGACATCGGTGAAAAAGTTAGAAAAGCTGGCATCTCCAAACATGCTATCATTCTTGTAGGGCCTTGTCTTGAAAAGGAATCTGCTTCTTCCACCAGGTCGAGGTTATATTCAAAAGATTTTTCTCATGGATATAGAAAGTCAGGATCTTAACCGTCGTATGCATTCATTTGGCACTTACAATCCATAAGAGGGATGGAATGCAGTATTACGTATGTGCAGTTACTCCCAGAGGGGCCCTGCTTGGGGCAAAGATTGCCAGGGCACTGAATGGAAGGCTCTTTTTAAAAGAGGGAGTTCAGGTAAGTCTTGATTGGGATACGTCATATTTTAGTTCACTCAAGAGCTTTATGGCAAAGGCTTTTAGAGAAGCAGACGCTATTGTATGCATCATGGCTTGTGGCATAGTTGTGAGGACAATTTCCAGGTATTTGACATCAAAACAAAAGGATCCTGGCGTAGTTGTTGTGGACGAGACAGGGAGATTTTCAATCAGTCTTGTATCTGGACACTTAGGCGGTGCAAATGAGCTTGCTGCCATAGTGGCGGACAGCATTGGCGCAGTGCCAGTGATTACAACTGCGACAGATGTAAATGGGCTTCCTGCTTTTGATGATATTGCTAGAAAAAAGGATTTAGTAATTGAGGATTTTGGTGCCTTA
This is a stretch of genomic DNA from Dissulfuribacter thermophilus. It encodes these proteins:
- a CDS encoding cobyrinate a,c-diamide synthase translates to MKAILIAGTKSGVGKTTITLGLLGALKRRGLKVQAFKVGPDFIDPGLHALLTGIPSHNLDTWMLSNEENIKIFHKYANLSDISVLEGVMGLFDGAPGSAEHGSTAHLAKILEVPVVLVIDCHGLARSILPLIKGFLEYDRAVPIKGVILNRVGSPNHEAFLRRIIASDFPELNVIGAIPRKDEMLIPSRHLGLFTAGEIKDDIGIINEITDRISKAVDLDTLLEIAWKGERIPCEPSGKTVGVFSAPEVTIGVPMDEAFCFYYEENLDALRRAGAKIARFSPLRDERLPEIDAIYIGGGYPELYAKELSQNTSIIGELRKRVLNGMPCYGECGGMMYLSRGIYLEGGDFYPMLGVLPFSVRMLPFLKSLGYREVEFLRDTILGIKGLRARGHEFHYSERVDEFSMEHCAYSSKNALGKAMGDKGFVEGNILSSYVHLHFLSNREIARNFVNRIKETIE
- a CDS encoding precorrin-8X methylmutase encodes the protein MKLLMDPAKIEEESFRRIEALLPASIKGQFSRGEWEVTRRIIHTTGDPEFYRLVRFSKGAVDEGVKALLEKKGVYADTRMLLSGISTGRLKELSVSASCLINDHEVVRRAKESSITRAAASIELLIDRQKEGMDTGIVAIGNAPTALFYLLDAIKEISWRPSLIIGTPVGFVGAEESKEALMASGVPYITCVGTRGGSTVAASIVNALAIMALRKKTIT
- the cobI gene encoding precorrin-2 C(20)-methyltransferase translates to MEEKSLRLGKLYGIGVGPGDPELITLKAIRILREVESIFAASSSSNEYSIALSIVDKHIGGRPVIGLPFPMTRDKEVLKRAWLENAQKVLGCLREGRDCAFITLGDPLTYSTFCHLMRTVKELEPTVEVVTVPGITSYHAAAAKLNYPIAEGDKGFYVVSGVNGGRHIKEALIKSDTVFVLKTYREFSNIKQVLEELQLLEDAVLVKKIGMEDEEIKRGVEDLSEDAKLPYLTLLVVKNSSA
- a CDS encoding cobalt-precorrin-5B (C(1))-methyltransferase; this translates as MKKVKLRWGYTTGTCAAAATKAALLKLITGGVHEKVDVSLPGGKSLQIKIERTECLKKSVIATVIKDGGDDPDCTHGAEIQSRVTLVDDAKKEVVLTGGQGVGLITKPGLVLPPGEPAINPVPRQMIRQAINEALVNTGNDVLASSVHVEIIVPRGEELSKETLNPRLGIIGGISILGTTGLVKPFSHGAYRATIYTALKVAQASGIKQIFLVTGSTTDKFSRQLNPSAPEVAFCQMGDYVKFSMEWASKLDFIRICVYAFWGKTIKMAQGLGQTHASIGAVDFDLLARLTQNVTNDAKIISSIKTANTARLALELLKENGLRSVIREVAVLALKNLKSYTIKNIPVCFNLLDYDGTVLERIEH
- the cbiE gene encoding precorrin-6y C5,15-methyltransferase (decarboxylating) subunit CbiE — encoded protein: MSNAFPVYIIGTGAGRAHLTDEARDIILKSDVVFGSERLSRIFGDLVEDFRTLKFPLSKAVEEINDLSKKKKVVVLVSGDPLYYSIGKYVLKVLGKDRCVIHSNVTIAQVAFARLRLPWDDAFVLSLHGRGLEALEQAILKYKKIGIYTDPENNPAKIAEFLLDKGIECGALYVLEGIGDVCERIQRFDLSQARRERFRDPNFVVLLLRGGEEKGGVPWFGMPESAFSHNNIPITKREVRAIVLSRLELVDPRLLMWDIGAGSGAVSIEASRFLPSGKIYAVEKDPDRINSIQDNLRRYDVRNVELIEGLAPSCLTQLPPPDRVFIGGGGKYLNSILNFSIDAMKEQAIIVVNCVMLSSLGTACSVMESKGLRYEVVEIQVSRSRNIGDGFYLKAQNPVWLVVGEKKE
- the cobM gene encoding precorrin-4 C(11)-methyltransferase; protein product: MNKVYFVGAGPGDPKLITVRGKELVETADLILYAGSLVPKEMLVWAKPEAVLQDTSGMTLEEIIDSIKKGWERNKLVVRLHTGEPSLYGATYEQFNALDELNIPYEVVPGVTAAFLCASRLKKELTVPEKTQTVIFTRVKGRTPVPENEDLEVLSKIGASMAIYLSVSKISEVAKTLSQHYGPEAPIVVGYRLGWPGEIVIEGTVKDIGEKVRKAGISKHAIILVGPCLEKESASSTRSRLYSKDFSHGYRKSGS